AACAAAGACCCGCAGTCGTATGTTGACAGGTACCAAAACGAGGCGCAGTTCCGCGACTGGTTTGACAGAAACTTTCCAGGAGAAACAATCTATTCTGTTCTTCAAGTAGAAGAGCCAGAGCCTGCCCCGGACGCATCGCAGTGCGGACCTGGAACGCACCTTGAGGGCGGAGTCTGCGTTCTTGATAAGGTGGCATCTGAGGGCGGTGGATGCCTGATTGCGACTGCCGCATACGGTACGGAGCTTGCACCACAGGTGCAGCAGCTAAGGGAGCTGCGTGACGGCACGCTGGTTGGCACAAGTTCAGGACA
The Candidatus Nitrosotenuis cloacae DNA segment above includes these coding regions:
- a CDS encoding CFI-box-CTERM domain-containing protein, which produces NKDPQSYVDRYQNEAQFRDWFDRNFPGETIYSVLQVEEPEPAPDASQCGPGTHLEGGVCVLDKVASEGGGCLIATAAYGTELAPQVQQLRELRDGTLVGTSSGHAFLSGFNAFYYSFSPTVSDWERQSPLFKEVVRTALTPMLSTLSILNYVDIDSESEVLGYGIGIILMNIGMYFVAPAVVILKLRKLF